From a region of the Coffea arabica cultivar ET-39 chromosome 3e, Coffea Arabica ET-39 HiFi, whole genome shotgun sequence genome:
- the LOC113736573 gene encoding ATP-dependent DNA helicase 2 subunit KU70 isoform X2, with the protein MDLDPEDVFRDDEDDPESEFHQGRDSTKELVVYLVDASPKMFSTSCPSEDAKDGSLFHAAMSCILESLKTQIINRSYDEVAICFFNTREKKNLQDLNGVYVFNVAEREDLDRPTARLIKEFECIEEKFDNDIGSKYGILSGSRDNSLYSALWVAQALLRKGSAKTADKRMLLLTNEDDPFGSIKGITKMDMLRTTLQRAKDAQDLGISIELLPLSRRNDEFNVSLFYAELLGLEGDELAQFQALAGERLKDMKEQLRKRIFKKRKIRRIKFIIANGTITWLDSVTNLPIKSDRSFICTDTGALLQEPAQRFQSYKSEDVMLSVDELSEIKRIASGHLRLLGFKPLSCLKDYHNLRPSTFIFPSDEEVIGSTCIFVALHRSMLQLNRFALAFGGSSNNPHLVALVAQNEIISGGGQVEPPGMHMIYLPYSDDIRHIEEVHADANTIAPRATDDQTKTASALVRRIDLKDFSVCQFSNPALQRHYAVLQALALDEDEMPEIKDETLPDQEGMARPGIVKLLEEFKLSVFGENYEDNDLTTGGTMTEASRKRKAIADNATKEYSKYDWLELADTGKLKDLTVAELKYYLTANNLSVTGAKAALISRILTHMGK; encoded by the exons ATGGACCTCGACCCTGAAGACGTATTTCGAGACGACGAAGACGACCCTGAAAGCGAATTCCATCAG GGAAGAGATTCTACTAAAGAACTAGTGGTTTACCTGGTCGATGCTTCCCCGAAAATGTTCTCAACTTCTTGCCCATCA GAGGATGCAAAGGATGGATCGCTTTTTCACGCTGCTATGAGTTGCATTTTGGAATCACTGAAGACTCAGATCATTAATAGATCTTATGATGAAGTCGCAATATGTTTCTTCAATACT agagagaaaaagaatttGCAGGATTTGAATGGTGTTTATGTATTTAATGTTGCTGAAAGGGAGGATTTAGACAGGCCAACAGCAAGGCTTATCAAAGAATTTGAGTGCATAGAAG AAAAATTTGATAATGACATTGGCAGCAAATATGGTATCTTGTCTGGTTCTCGTGATAATTCTCTCTATAGTGCTCTTTGGGTTGCTCAAGCTCTACTCCGCAAAGG ATCTGCAAAAACAGCCGACAAAAGAATGCTTCTGCTTACCAATGAAGATGATCCTTTTGGCAGTATCAAGGGAATTACAAAAATGGATATGTTGCGAACAACACTTCAACGAGCAAAA GATGCtcaagatcttggtatttcgaTTGAACTACTCCCACTGAGTAGGCGAAATGATGAGTTTAACGTATCTCTCTTCTATGCT GAATTACTTGGGCTGGAAGGTGATGAACTTGCTCAATTTCAAGCCTTGGCTGGAGAGAG ATTGAAAGACATGAAGGAACAACTGAGGAAGCGCATATTCAAGAAACGTAAGATTCGAAGAATAAAGTTCATAATTGCCAATG GGACAATTACTTGGCTTGATTCAGTAACCAATCTTCCAATAAAA TCTGATAGATCCTTCATTTGTACGGATACTGGTGCATTACTACAGGAGCCTGCTCAGCGTTTTCAGTCTTACAAGAG TGAAGATGTCATGCTATCAGTTGATGAGCTTTCAGAAATCAAGAGAATTGCAAGTGGACACCTTCGTCTTCTAGGTTTCAAGCCATTGAGTTGTTTGAAAGACTATCACAACTTGAGGCCATCAACATTTATTTTTCCTAGTGATGAG GAAGTGATTGGAAGTACTTGCATTTTTGTTGCTCTTCATAGATCCATGTTGCAGCTTAATCG TTTTGCTCTTGCTTTTGGTGGAAGTTCAAATAATCCTCATCTGGTTGCCCTGGTTGCTCAa AATGAGATCATCAGTGGCGGTGGTCAGGTTGAGCCACCAGGAATGCATATGATATACCTTCCATATTCTGATGACATCAGACACATTGAAGAG GTTCATGCAGATGCAAACACCATTGCACCTCGAGCAACTGATGATCAAACTAAAACGGCCTCTGCTTTGGTACGACGTATTGACTTGAAAGATTTTTCGGTATGCCAGTTTTCAAATCCCG CTTTGCAGAGACACTATGCTGTATTGCAGGCTCTTGCTCTTGATGAAGATGAGATGCCTGAAATCAAGGATGAAACTCTTCCTGATCAAGAGGGCATGGCCAG GCCAGGTATTGTTAAACTGTTGGAAGAATTCAAACTTTCAGTCTTCGGAGAAAACTATGAGGACAATGATTTGACCACTGGTGGAACAATGACTGAGGCCTCTCGAAAGCGGAAAGCAATTGCTGACAATGCAACGAAGGAGTATTCAAAATATGACTGGCTTGAACTTGCAGACACTGGAAAG TTAAAGGACTTGACCGTGGCTGAGCTGAAGTACTATTTGACAGCAAACAACCTCTCTGTTACTGGTGCAAAAGCTGCTTTAATCAGCAGAATATTGACTCACATGGGAAAATGA
- the LOC113736573 gene encoding ATP-dependent DNA helicase 2 subunit KU70 isoform X1 — translation MDLDPEDVFRDDEDDPESEFHQGRDSTKELVVYLVDASPKMFSTSCPSEDAKDGSLFHAAMSCILESLKTQIINRSYDEVAICFFNTREKKNLQDLNGVYVFNVAEREDLDRPTARLIKEFECIEEKFDNDIGSKYGILSGSRDNSLYSALWVAQALLRKGSAKTADKRMLLLTNEDDPFGSIKGITKMDMLRTTLQRAKDAQDLGISIELLPLSRRNDEFNVSLFYAELLGLEGDELAQFQALAGERLKDMKEQLRKRIFKKRKIRRIKFIIANGMSIDVDTYALIRPTNPGTITWLDSVTNLPIKSDRSFICTDTGALLQEPAQRFQSYKSEDVMLSVDELSEIKRIASGHLRLLGFKPLSCLKDYHNLRPSTFIFPSDEEVIGSTCIFVALHRSMLQLNRFALAFGGSSNNPHLVALVAQNEIISGGGQVEPPGMHMIYLPYSDDIRHIEEVHADANTIAPRATDDQTKTASALVRRIDLKDFSVCQFSNPALQRHYAVLQALALDEDEMPEIKDETLPDQEGMARPGIVKLLEEFKLSVFGENYEDNDLTTGGTMTEASRKRKAIADNATKEYSKYDWLELADTGKLKDLTVAELKYYLTANNLSVTGAKAALISRILTHMGK, via the exons ATGGACCTCGACCCTGAAGACGTATTTCGAGACGACGAAGACGACCCTGAAAGCGAATTCCATCAG GGAAGAGATTCTACTAAAGAACTAGTGGTTTACCTGGTCGATGCTTCCCCGAAAATGTTCTCAACTTCTTGCCCATCA GAGGATGCAAAGGATGGATCGCTTTTTCACGCTGCTATGAGTTGCATTTTGGAATCACTGAAGACTCAGATCATTAATAGATCTTATGATGAAGTCGCAATATGTTTCTTCAATACT agagagaaaaagaatttGCAGGATTTGAATGGTGTTTATGTATTTAATGTTGCTGAAAGGGAGGATTTAGACAGGCCAACAGCAAGGCTTATCAAAGAATTTGAGTGCATAGAAG AAAAATTTGATAATGACATTGGCAGCAAATATGGTATCTTGTCTGGTTCTCGTGATAATTCTCTCTATAGTGCTCTTTGGGTTGCTCAAGCTCTACTCCGCAAAGG ATCTGCAAAAACAGCCGACAAAAGAATGCTTCTGCTTACCAATGAAGATGATCCTTTTGGCAGTATCAAGGGAATTACAAAAATGGATATGTTGCGAACAACACTTCAACGAGCAAAA GATGCtcaagatcttggtatttcgaTTGAACTACTCCCACTGAGTAGGCGAAATGATGAGTTTAACGTATCTCTCTTCTATGCT GAATTACTTGGGCTGGAAGGTGATGAACTTGCTCAATTTCAAGCCTTGGCTGGAGAGAG ATTGAAAGACATGAAGGAACAACTGAGGAAGCGCATATTCAAGAAACGTAAGATTCGAAGAATAAAGTTCATAATTGCCAATGGTATGTCCATAGATGTGGACACCTATGCTTTGATTCGTCCAACCAATCCAG GGACAATTACTTGGCTTGATTCAGTAACCAATCTTCCAATAAAA TCTGATAGATCCTTCATTTGTACGGATACTGGTGCATTACTACAGGAGCCTGCTCAGCGTTTTCAGTCTTACAAGAG TGAAGATGTCATGCTATCAGTTGATGAGCTTTCAGAAATCAAGAGAATTGCAAGTGGACACCTTCGTCTTCTAGGTTTCAAGCCATTGAGTTGTTTGAAAGACTATCACAACTTGAGGCCATCAACATTTATTTTTCCTAGTGATGAG GAAGTGATTGGAAGTACTTGCATTTTTGTTGCTCTTCATAGATCCATGTTGCAGCTTAATCG TTTTGCTCTTGCTTTTGGTGGAAGTTCAAATAATCCTCATCTGGTTGCCCTGGTTGCTCAa AATGAGATCATCAGTGGCGGTGGTCAGGTTGAGCCACCAGGAATGCATATGATATACCTTCCATATTCTGATGACATCAGACACATTGAAGAG GTTCATGCAGATGCAAACACCATTGCACCTCGAGCAACTGATGATCAAACTAAAACGGCCTCTGCTTTGGTACGACGTATTGACTTGAAAGATTTTTCGGTATGCCAGTTTTCAAATCCCG CTTTGCAGAGACACTATGCTGTATTGCAGGCTCTTGCTCTTGATGAAGATGAGATGCCTGAAATCAAGGATGAAACTCTTCCTGATCAAGAGGGCATGGCCAG GCCAGGTATTGTTAAACTGTTGGAAGAATTCAAACTTTCAGTCTTCGGAGAAAACTATGAGGACAATGATTTGACCACTGGTGGAACAATGACTGAGGCCTCTCGAAAGCGGAAAGCAATTGCTGACAATGCAACGAAGGAGTATTCAAAATATGACTGGCTTGAACTTGCAGACACTGGAAAG TTAAAGGACTTGACCGTGGCTGAGCTGAAGTACTATTTGACAGCAAACAACCTCTCTGTTACTGGTGCAAAAGCTGCTTTAATCAGCAGAATATTGACTCACATGGGAAAATGA
- the LOC113736573 gene encoding ATP-dependent DNA helicase 2 subunit KU70 isoform X3, producing the protein MREKKNLQDLNGVYVFNVAEREDLDRPTARLIKEFECIEEKFDNDIGSKYGILSGSRDNSLYSALWVAQALLRKGSAKTADKRMLLLTNEDDPFGSIKGITKMDMLRTTLQRAKDAQDLGISIELLPLSRRNDEFNVSLFYAELLGLEGDELAQFQALAGERLKDMKEQLRKRIFKKRKIRRIKFIIANGMSIDVDTYALIRPTNPGTITWLDSVTNLPIKSDRSFICTDTGALLQEPAQRFQSYKSEDVMLSVDELSEIKRIASGHLRLLGFKPLSCLKDYHNLRPSTFIFPSDEEVIGSTCIFVALHRSMLQLNRFALAFGGSSNNPHLVALVAQNEIISGGGQVEPPGMHMIYLPYSDDIRHIEEVHADANTIAPRATDDQTKTASALVRRIDLKDFSVCQFSNPALQRHYAVLQALALDEDEMPEIKDETLPDQEGMARPGIVKLLEEFKLSVFGENYEDNDLTTGGTMTEASRKRKAIADNATKEYSKYDWLELADTGKLKDLTVAELKYYLTANNLSVTGAKAALISRILTHMGK; encoded by the exons ATG agagagaaaaagaatttGCAGGATTTGAATGGTGTTTATGTATTTAATGTTGCTGAAAGGGAGGATTTAGACAGGCCAACAGCAAGGCTTATCAAAGAATTTGAGTGCATAGAAG AAAAATTTGATAATGACATTGGCAGCAAATATGGTATCTTGTCTGGTTCTCGTGATAATTCTCTCTATAGTGCTCTTTGGGTTGCTCAAGCTCTACTCCGCAAAGG ATCTGCAAAAACAGCCGACAAAAGAATGCTTCTGCTTACCAATGAAGATGATCCTTTTGGCAGTATCAAGGGAATTACAAAAATGGATATGTTGCGAACAACACTTCAACGAGCAAAA GATGCtcaagatcttggtatttcgaTTGAACTACTCCCACTGAGTAGGCGAAATGATGAGTTTAACGTATCTCTCTTCTATGCT GAATTACTTGGGCTGGAAGGTGATGAACTTGCTCAATTTCAAGCCTTGGCTGGAGAGAG ATTGAAAGACATGAAGGAACAACTGAGGAAGCGCATATTCAAGAAACGTAAGATTCGAAGAATAAAGTTCATAATTGCCAATGGTATGTCCATAGATGTGGACACCTATGCTTTGATTCGTCCAACCAATCCAG GGACAATTACTTGGCTTGATTCAGTAACCAATCTTCCAATAAAA TCTGATAGATCCTTCATTTGTACGGATACTGGTGCATTACTACAGGAGCCTGCTCAGCGTTTTCAGTCTTACAAGAG TGAAGATGTCATGCTATCAGTTGATGAGCTTTCAGAAATCAAGAGAATTGCAAGTGGACACCTTCGTCTTCTAGGTTTCAAGCCATTGAGTTGTTTGAAAGACTATCACAACTTGAGGCCATCAACATTTATTTTTCCTAGTGATGAG GAAGTGATTGGAAGTACTTGCATTTTTGTTGCTCTTCATAGATCCATGTTGCAGCTTAATCG TTTTGCTCTTGCTTTTGGTGGAAGTTCAAATAATCCTCATCTGGTTGCCCTGGTTGCTCAa AATGAGATCATCAGTGGCGGTGGTCAGGTTGAGCCACCAGGAATGCATATGATATACCTTCCATATTCTGATGACATCAGACACATTGAAGAG GTTCATGCAGATGCAAACACCATTGCACCTCGAGCAACTGATGATCAAACTAAAACGGCCTCTGCTTTGGTACGACGTATTGACTTGAAAGATTTTTCGGTATGCCAGTTTTCAAATCCCG CTTTGCAGAGACACTATGCTGTATTGCAGGCTCTTGCTCTTGATGAAGATGAGATGCCTGAAATCAAGGATGAAACTCTTCCTGATCAAGAGGGCATGGCCAG GCCAGGTATTGTTAAACTGTTGGAAGAATTCAAACTTTCAGTCTTCGGAGAAAACTATGAGGACAATGATTTGACCACTGGTGGAACAATGACTGAGGCCTCTCGAAAGCGGAAAGCAATTGCTGACAATGCAACGAAGGAGTATTCAAAATATGACTGGCTTGAACTTGCAGACACTGGAAAG TTAAAGGACTTGACCGTGGCTGAGCTGAAGTACTATTTGACAGCAAACAACCTCTCTGTTACTGGTGCAAAAGCTGCTTTAATCAGCAGAATATTGACTCACATGGGAAAATGA